TTGCAGAGATAATTCTTAATTTAAAACAGATAAAATTTAAAATGGATGAAACTAAAAATGAAGAGTTTGCTGTTTTAGATATAGAAGGTCCTGCAAAAGTGTATGCAAAAGATATTAAACTTCCTCAGGGAGTTGAGATAATAACTCCTGATGTTCATATTGCTACAATTACTTCTAACATCAGATTTCAGATGGAGTTAAAGATAGAAAGAGGCCGTGGATATGTAATGGTAGAAGAGATGGAAGAGCCATCTGAAATAGGATGGATACAGATAGATGCTTCATTCTCTCCTGTAAAAAGATGCACTTTTAATGTGGAACCAACAAGGGTAGGTGGTAAAACAGATTATGATAAATTGGTTCTTGAGATAGAAACTGATGGTTCTATTACACCGGATGAAGCACTTACAAAAGCCTCAAATATATTAATAGAACATTATCAGCTTTTATTAAAACCAACTGTAAAAAGAGTTGAAACTGTTAAAAAAGCTATCCAAAGGGTTGAAGAACCAAAAATAGAAGAAGATAAACTTTCTTTATCCATAGATGAACTTGAAATATCATCAAGGGCTATAAATACTCTTAAAAAGATAGGAATTAATACAATAGGAGAGCTTGTTAGACTGACAGAGGAAGATTTAAAAGAAGCTAAAAGCATAGGTAGAAAAGCATTAAAGGAGATAAAAGATGCATTGGCAGAAATGGGTCTTGAACTTGCTCCTTCTAAATCTTCAGAATAAAATAAAGAGAGGTAAGTAAAGATGCGTCATAGAGTAAAAACTAAAAGTTTTCACAGAAGAAAAGAACAAAGAGAAGCTTTATTTGTAAATCTTGCAAAAGCAATGATAGAACACGGAAGAATTACTACAACCGTTGAAAAAGCAAAAGCATTAAGACCTTTTGTAGAAAAATTAGTTACCCTTGCAAAAAAACAAACAATTGCTTCCAGAAGATTACTTAATGCAAGATTAAAAGATGAAAAAGCAGCTACTAAATTATTTAAAGATATAGCTCCACTTTTTGCAAATAGAAACGGTGGATATACAAGAATTTACAAACTTGCTACAAAAAGAGTTGGCGATGGTGGAGAAAAAGCTATCATAGAATTTGTTGAATTTCCTGAAAAATAAAAATGTTTCTTTTACAAAATTTTTTAATGGCGGTGTCTCAAATCTTAGACATCGCCTTAACTGTCTATATGTGGATAGTTATAATCTCTTCTTTACTTAGTTTTGTAAATCCCGACCCTTACAATCCACTTGTTAGAACTATATATAACCTTACCGAGCCGGTTTACAGGATAATCAGAAAATATATTCCAACCATAGTTTATAATATAGATTTTGCTCCTTTTATCGTTATATTGATTATTATATTTTTAAAAAGATTTTTAATTCAATCATTAATAGATTTAGCATATTCATTATAAAACAATAAAAAAATAAAGTTTACAATTTTAGCCATCTGCAATTACAATATTTTTTCCACTTCTCTTTGCTTTATATAATAGTTCATCTGCTCTTTTTAGCAATGTATCAATAGTATCATCTTTTTTTGCTTGTGTAACTCCAAAACTGGCTGTATATTTAATGATTTTATCCTGATATCTTATTTCTCTATTTTCCATAACTTTTCTTATTCTTTCTGCAACTTTAACAGCATCTTCCAATTTTGCAGGTATTAAGATACCAAATTCCTCTCCACCTAATCTTCCTGCTATTGTGTTTGCTCTTAAATAAAATTTTAAAACTGAAGCAACATCCTTTAAAACTAAATCTCCAACATCATGTCCATAAGTATCATTTATTTTTTTAAAATTATCTATATCAAAAAGAATAATTGAAAAATCAATACCTTTTTCTTTGAGTAATTTAAAATATTCTTCTAATGCTCTGATGAAACTTCTTCTATTAGGTAAACCTGTTAAGAAATCCAGATTTGCTTCTTCTTTTGCTTCTATTAATTCCTCTTTTAATTTTTTAACTTCTTGATTATAATGTTCTAATTTTTCCTTTAATTCTTTATTTTGCTCTCTTAAAAATCTTAACTCTTCTAAAATCTTTTCTACATTTTCTCCTATTTTTTCTATATTAGCATTATTCCATTCCTGTTCTATTACTTTTTGGGAATTTTCTATATTTATATCCCCTTGTTCTATAAGTTTGACAACCATTTCTAAATCTTCACTGATTTTATCTGCTATTTTCTCAAGTTTTTTCATTTGAAGCTGAGATTTAAAATTTTCTACTTTATCATCACAACAATTTTCTTCAAAGAAATTTTTATATATAGATACTGCATCTATATCTGTAAAACTTTGCTTATTTTCAAAAAGATAACAAAAAACAATAAACCAATTTTTATAATTTGTTGGTAATAAAGGAATATTATTTCTTATCATAAATTTTATTTGTTCTTTTGCTATCTGTGCGATAAAAGAGATATCCTCTTTTGTTAATTTATAATCATTATTAAGTTGCTCTAAAAATTTACATTTTATCTCCATGTATTTATTTTCGGATAAAAATTTTTTATCTTTATTTCTTTTTAGCTGTTTCTTGTGCAAATTTTATTATTTCTTCTTCCGGAATATCTAATCCGTGTTCTTGCACAAATATTTTTAAATTTTCTATTATATTTTCTACCTTTGATAAAGCTCTTCCTTTATCAGGTGTTGGGTCTTTTACTAATCCATAAATCTGTCTGCCTTCATGCCATTCAGGCAAATACTCTGTTATTGGTAATCCTTCCGGTGTAGTAAATAAAAGGCAGTGGCAGTACTTAAATATCTGCATCTCATCACAGGCACAAATCCATCTTCTTTTTTGAACCTCTTCTTTTTTATCCGGATAAAAATTACAAGGACAAAGAGGTTTGCCAAGTTCTTGTACATGTGCTGCAAGCCCCTGTATTACAGCCTCTCTAACTTCTATATCTGGATTTGGAACTGTTCCGGATTTTTCTGCAAAACTTTCTGCAAATTTTCTCATTTTTTCTAATATCTCTGGTTTTATTTCCATCTTTTATACCTCGCTTTTAGATATTTATAGTTATAATCAGAATAAATTATCTCATAAATATTTTATATGATTTTTCTCTTATTGTTGAAATTATTTTAGCTTTAAGATATATTAATAATAACATTAATTTAGGAGGTGTTTAGATGAAAAAATTAGCATTATCAGTTTTATCAGTAGTAGCAGTAGTTTCTGCTTCTTTTGCAGCAGATGGAAAAGCTATATTCCAATCCAAAGGATGTACTGCCTGTCACCAACCAGCAGCTGACACAGTTGGACCTTCTTTAAAGAAAATAGCTACAACTTATGCCGGAAAAGAAGCTGATTTAATCAAATACTTAAAAGGTGAAGGTAAAGCCATAGTTGACCCTGCTAAAGAAGCTATAATGAAACCTCAAATTTACACAACAAAAGCATTAAAAGATGATGAAAGAAAAGCATTATCTGAGTTTATTTTATCTCACAAGTAAATTTTAATCACTTTATTATGAAGATGTTAAAATATGTATTTATAATAACTATATTAATATTTATAAATTTTTTTGCCTATGAAATACGATTTAGATTTAGATTCAGACCATTTTTAAATGGTTGATTCATCTATCCAATTTAAATAATCAAAGCTACCTGCTACAATAGGTAATGCAATAATCTCTGGAATAGTATATGGATGAATAGATTTGACAATTTCTTCAATCTTATCAAATAAATCTTTTTTAGTTTTTATAATCAAAAGAACTTCATTATCTTCTTCTATATTTCCTTTCCACCAATAGATAGAATATATATTTTTTACAATATTTATGCAGGCAGCAACTTTTTCTTCTATTAATTTCTTTGCAATATTTTTACCCACTTCTTCTGTTGGAGCAGTTATATATATAACTATAAATTCTTTCATTTTTTCGCCTCTTTATGATATCTTTATTATTATATTATAATCAAAAAATTTGATAAGGAGAAAAATTTGAGAATTTTAGAAGAAAATTATTGGCAGAATATAAATATCTGGAAAGATGTAAAAAAAGAAGATTGGGAAAATTGGAAATGGCAAATCAAAAATAGATTAAAAGAAGTTAAAGAGCTTGAAAATTTTATAAATCTGAAAAATAAAGAAGATATATTAAGAACCGAAGAGATATTTCATTTTGGGACAACTCCTTATTATTTATCACTTGCTAATTTTGAGGATAAAGATGACCCTATTTTAAAACAGATAGTTCCGGATATAAAAGAGATAGATGAAAATTATCAAAAATATGCCTTATTAGACCCTTTTTTAGAAGATATAAAAAGTCCTGTAAATGGTTTAACCCATAGATATCCGGATAGGGTTTTATTTAGGGCTACTAATTTTTGTAGTGTTTATTGTAGGCATTGTATGAGAAAAAGAATATTCTTAGAAGATGAAAGGGCAAGAACAAAAGAAGAGTATGAAGCCATGTTTAAATATATCAGAGAAAATAAAAATATAAAAGAAGTTCTTATATCCGGTGGAGACCCATTAACACTGCCTAATCAAAAGATAGAGTATATTATAAAAAATCTGTCAGAGATAGAACATATAGATATAATAAGAATAGGTAGCAGGGAGTTAGTAGTAAATCCATTTAGATTTTTTGATGAAGAGCTTTTGGAGATATTTGATAGATACGATAAATTATGGCTTATAACCCATTTTAATCATCCAAATGAGATTACAAATTACACAAAAATTGCAGTTAAAAATATATTAAAAACCGGAACTCCTGTTTTAAATCAAACCGTATTATTAAAAGGAATAAATGATGATAAATATATAATAGAAAAATTGATGAGAGACCTTTTAAAAATAAAAATAAAACCCTACTATTTATTTTATTGCGACCCAACTAAGGGGGTATATCATTTTAGGACAGATATTTTTAAAGGAGTTGAAATCTTAGAGTATCTAAGAGGAAGGTTATCAGGACTTGGTATTCCTACCTATGCGATTGATTTAAAAGGTGGTCTTGGAAAAGTGCCTATTATTCCAAATTATATTGTTTCCATAGAAAGTGATAAAATAATATTTAGAAATTATGAAAACAAGCTTGTAGAGCTTGAAATATAATTTGGAGGTTTTATTATGAAAAAGATTTTTCTATCGGTTTTATCTATCACTTTTTTGGCAAATGCACAGGATTTAGAAAGCAGAGTTTCTGACCTTGAAAAAAAGGTAAAGATGCTTGAAGAAAAATTAAACAGATTAGAACAGGCACCGGCTCAAAATATAAGCATTGTAAAAAAAGAAGTAATTCCGGAAAATGCTATATCTTTTTCTGTATTGGAAAAGAAATTTAAAAAATCAGATAATCAATTTGATAGAAATGATTATATAGTGTTAAAAGCAGTAGTAATAAACAATACAAATAAAACATTAAAAGCAATAGATGGGGTGTTAAAAATTTATGATAACTCAGGAAAAGAATTAATATCCAAAAATATAAGAATAGAAAAAGGAATGCTTAATTTAACCGGAACAAAAATAAAACCGGCAGAAAAATTAGAAAGAATTATAGAAATTGTTTATGATGAAGATAAAGAAGGATATAAAATAGTAAAAGATACACCTTTAAATCAATTAAAGATAGAGTTTATACCAATTAGTTTAGAAGAGTGATAAAATATTGTTAAATAATTTTTGTAAGGAGTAGCTAATGATTTTAAAAGAAAGGTTATTTACACCCGGACCTGTGCCTTTACCACCGGAAGTTATTAAAGCATTAGGGCAACAGATAATACATCATAGAACCCCTGAATTTACAAGAATATTCTTAGAAGTTAGAGAAAAATTACAAAAATTATTAAATACAGAAAGAGATGTTTTGATGTTTGCATCTTCCGGAACCGGTGCAATGGAAGCATCTATTGTAAATTTTTTTAATGAAAATGATAAAGTGCTTGTAATAAATGCAGGTAAATTTGGAGAAAGATGGAGAGATTTAGCAAAAACATTCGGGCTAAATGTTATAGATTATCAGATAGAATGGGGAAAAACATACAATATAGATAAATTAAAAGAGATAGTAGAAAATAACAAAGATATAAAAGGAATATTAGTTCAACAATCAGAAACATCTACTGCAACATATCACGATTTAAAGCCACTTGCAGAGATATCAAACAGTTTGGAAGATTGTCTTCTTGTAGTTGATGGAATAACATCTGTTGGAGTTTATGAAGTTTATCCGGAAGAAATAGGAATAGATATTCTCGTTACCGGCTCACAAAAAGCCCTAATGCTTCCACCGGGATTATCTATTTTATATTATAGCGAAAAAGCAGAGAAAAGATTAGAAAAAAGCAATTTACCTAAATATTATTTTTCAGTAAAAGCAGAGAGTAAAAAACAACAAAAAGGACAAACAGCTTATACACCGGCAATAAACCTAATCATAGCATTAAATGAAAGTTTAAATCTTATACTACGAGAAGGATTACCTAAGCTTGCAAAAAGACATGCCCTTCTTGCAAAAGCAACACAAGAAGCAGTAAAAGAGCTTGGACTAAAATTACTTTCTGAAAGCCCTGCAAATTCAGCAACAGCTGTATTTTCACCGGAAGGAATTAATGCAGATGAGCTAAGAAAAATTATGCAAAAACTCGGAATAAGAGTAGCCGGAGGACAAGACCATCTAAAAGGAAAAATTATAAGAATAGCCCACATGGGTTATTTTGATTTTGTAGATATGATAGAAGCAATATCTGTATTAGAAGTTGCTTTATATAAAATGGGATATAAAGTAGAGCTTGGAAAAGGCGTAAAAAAAGTTCAAGAAATAATGATAGAAGGAGTGTAAAGTGGCAGTAAGAATTATATATGTAAGACATGCAGAAAGCCTTTGGAACCCAATTGGAAAATATCAAGGAAGACTTGACCCTGAATTAAGTGAAAGGGGACATAAACAAGCACCTTTAATTGCTCAGGCTTTAAAAAAATATAATCCTACGGCTTTATACTCAAGCCCACTAAAAAGAACATATCAAACAGCTGAGTATATAAGCTTAGAAACAAATCTACCTATTATCACAGATACAGATATAATAGAAATAGACCATGGCGATTGGTCAGGATTATTTATTGAAGAAGTAAAAGAAAAATATCCGGAGATGTTTAGAGAATGGATATATGAACCACATAAAGTAAAATTTCCAAATGGAGAATCTCTTATAGATGTTTATAACAGAGTAAAAAATTTTCAACAAAAAGTATTACAAAAGCATGATGGAGAAACAATAATAGCTGTATCGCATACTGTTCCAATAAGAGCTTCCTTAGTTGCAGGACTTGATGTTCCTCTTGAAAAATTT
This Venenivibrio stagnispumantis DNA region includes the following protein-coding sequences:
- a CDS encoding DNA-directed RNA polymerase subunit alpha, coding for MPFLDFVTPTKIFWDEATKTETFGRLYVEPLERGYGITVGNSLRRVLLSSLPGTAITSAKIVGAHHEFTTIEGILEDVAEIILNLKQIKFKMDETKNEEFAVLDIEGPAKVYAKDIKLPQGVEIITPDVHIATITSNIRFQMELKIERGRGYVMVEEMEEPSEIGWIQIDASFSPVKRCTFNVEPTRVGGKTDYDKLVLEIETDGSITPDEALTKASNILIEHYQLLLKPTVKRVETVKKAIQRVEEPKIEEDKLSLSIDELEISSRAINTLKKIGINTIGELVRLTEEDLKEAKSIGRKALKEIKDALAEMGLELAPSKSSE
- the rplQ gene encoding 50S ribosomal protein L17 encodes the protein MRHRVKTKSFHRRKEQREALFVNLAKAMIEHGRITTTVEKAKALRPFVEKLVTLAKKQTIASRRLLNARLKDEKAATKLFKDIAPLFANRNGGYTRIYKLATKRVGDGGEKAIIEFVEFPEK
- a CDS encoding YggT family protein yields the protein MAVSQILDIALTVYMWIVIISSLLSFVNPDPYNPLVRTIYNLTEPVYRIIRKYIPTIVYNIDFAPFIVILIIIFLKRFLIQSLIDLAYSL
- a CDS encoding GGDEF domain-containing protein, with the protein product MEIKCKFLEQLNNDYKLTKEDISFIAQIAKEQIKFMIRNNIPLLPTNYKNWFIVFCYLFENKQSFTDIDAVSIYKNFFEENCCDDKVENFKSQLQMKKLEKIADKISEDLEMVVKLIEQGDINIENSQKVIEQEWNNANIEKIGENVEKILEELRFLREQNKELKEKLEHYNQEVKKLKEELIEAKEEANLDFLTGLPNRRSFIRALEEYFKLLKEKGIDFSIILFDIDNFKKINDTYGHDVGDLVLKDVASVLKFYLRANTIAGRLGGEEFGILIPAKLEDAVKVAERIRKVMENREIRYQDKIIKYTASFGVTQAKKDDTIDTLLKRADELLYKAKRSGKNIVIADG
- a CDS encoding ferredoxin-thioredoxin reductase catalytic domain-containing protein → MEIKPEILEKMRKFAESFAEKSGTVPNPDIEVREAVIQGLAAHVQELGKPLCPCNFYPDKKEEVQKRRWICACDEMQIFKYCHCLLFTTPEGLPITEYLPEWHEGRQIYGLVKDPTPDKGRALSKVENIIENLKIFVQEHGLDIPEEEIIKFAQETAKKK
- a CDS encoding c-type cytochrome, translated to MKKLALSVLSVVAVVSASFAADGKAIFQSKGCTACHQPAADTVGPSLKKIATTYAGKEADLIKYLKGEGKAIVDPAKEAIMKPQIYTTKALKDDERKALSEFILSHK
- the cutA gene encoding divalent-cation tolerance protein CutA — translated: MKEFIVIYITAPTEEVGKNIAKKLIEEKVAACINIVKNIYSIYWWKGNIEEDNEVLLIIKTKKDLFDKIEEIVKSIHPYTIPEIIALPIVAGSFDYLNWIDESTI
- a CDS encoding KamA family radical SAM protein, with protein sequence MRILEENYWQNINIWKDVKKEDWENWKWQIKNRLKEVKELENFINLKNKEDILRTEEIFHFGTTPYYLSLANFEDKDDPILKQIVPDIKEIDENYQKYALLDPFLEDIKSPVNGLTHRYPDRVLFRATNFCSVYCRHCMRKRIFLEDERARTKEEYEAMFKYIRENKNIKEVLISGGDPLTLPNQKIEYIIKNLSEIEHIDIIRIGSRELVVNPFRFFDEELLEIFDRYDKLWLITHFNHPNEITNYTKIAVKNILKTGTPVLNQTVLLKGINDDKYIIEKLMRDLLKIKIKPYYLFYCDPTKGVYHFRTDIFKGVEILEYLRGRLSGLGIPTYAIDLKGGLGKVPIIPNYIVSIESDKIIFRNYENKLVELEI
- a CDS encoding alanine--glyoxylate aminotransferase family protein — its product is MLKERLFTPGPVPLPPEVIKALGQQIIHHRTPEFTRIFLEVREKLQKLLNTERDVLMFASSGTGAMEASIVNFFNENDKVLVINAGKFGERWRDLAKTFGLNVIDYQIEWGKTYNIDKLKEIVENNKDIKGILVQQSETSTATYHDLKPLAEISNSLEDCLLVVDGITSVGVYEVYPEEIGIDILVTGSQKALMLPPGLSILYYSEKAEKRLEKSNLPKYYFSVKAESKKQQKGQTAYTPAINLIIALNESLNLILREGLPKLAKRHALLAKATQEAVKELGLKLLSESPANSATAVFSPEGINADELRKIMQKLGIRVAGGQDHLKGKIIRIAHMGYFDFVDMIEAISVLEVALYKMGYKVELGKGVKKVQEIMIEGV
- the pspA gene encoding phosphoserine phosphatase PspA gives rise to the protein MAVRIIYVRHAESLWNPIGKYQGRLDPELSERGHKQAPLIAQALKKYNPTALYSSPLKRTYQTAEYISLETNLPIITDTDIIEIDHGDWSGLFIEEVKEKYPEMFREWIYEPHKVKFPNGESLIDVYNRVKNFQQKVLQKHDGETIIAVSHTVPIRASLVAGLDVPLEKFWSFGCDNASYSILDYDPVRPILYKLNNTYFLGDYFIPSLDAL